The following DNA comes from Diceros bicornis minor isolate mBicDic1 chromosome 7, mDicBic1.mat.cur, whole genome shotgun sequence.
CTTACAGTTCTGCATACTGAGAACTTGAGGACTGAAGGAGCAATTCAAGTCTTTAGCTTGAAATTAGAGATCACAACTCAGAATCAAGAGTTGACTAGCAATGCCCTCTCTTTTCCCCTTCAGCAAACTACTGCCCATAATGTACATAATGTACTTCTTGTTCCAGatgcaaattttattttccatgagTTTTTCACCCCTCTCATCTGGCTCTCTGGGTAGAAACCATTTTCTAGAACTCTGAAAAAcctggatttttttctcttagcgCCTAAAAACTCTAGCAGCAGTTTCCACTTTAGGAGCAAGGAGGTCAGCCTAAAATAAACTCAGAGCTCTTACAGTACAAGAGAGCCCAGGGCTCCAAAGCTACAGTGAAACAGGAGAAAGACGCAATTAGCTGATTATTGATTGTGAAAATCGGGCCTACACCAGGGAAAGGAAAATCCCCATGAATGTGGCAAAGTTCTTAATGAAGCATTTAACACTGCAATAGCGCCcatcttttagttttatttctctaGACTAATAACAAAACCAATAAGAAGTTAACTAATGTATACTTGGTGCTTAGGATgtcccaagcactgtgctaagcactttaccgGCTTTAATTTTTACACCAACCCTGTGAGGCGCGTACCAGCATGCCTTTTAATGATCTGGAAACCGAGACTCAGGAAAGCTCAACAACTTGCCTAGAGTCACACAGACAGGGAGTGCTGGAGTTCACAGGCAAATCCAGGTCTGTCAAACTCCAAAGCCCCGTATTCTGGGTgctcaatttattattatttttagaacaCTCAAGTCCATAAATTTATTAAGTCTGAGTGATTTTCTATGTGATCATGAAGTCACAGAATTCAAGAACCCTAAAAGTCTTGCTGTCTCTCCTTGACACATAATAATTCCCATCCCAATGCAAGCTGGGAAATGTCCCCagtcctttgtctcctcatccccaccctccccatcctATTAAAATTTGTAATACCAAGTCCTTAAAAATGCATTAATATTCTAGTGTTCTTAAGAATATAGGGGCTGTCATTCACTGCTACTGGGGAGTGCATATTGGTGAacctttctggagggcaatttggcaataatgTATGAAATTTAAGCCCACgtttctacttctaggaattcaACTTAAATAGATTATAAGGGATAGATTTCATAAAGATTTATCAATAAAGATGTCTATTGCAATTTTATAATAgcgaaaagaaaggaaacaaactgATTGTCAAATTATAATTTTGGTAAATAAATTATTGTACTTCTCTATGCTACAATTCCATAAATATAGCCATTCAAAATTCTGTAGAGAAAAAATACGACATAGGAAAATGTTCtcaataaattaaatgaaaaatggtCACAAAATGTTATCTCCATTAAAGTTCAAGGTGTGTGTGGATTGATATACATAATACTAAAAGTGATTTAGAAAATGGAATTGTGggtagtttttattctttgtttttcctaTGTTCTTCCAGTTTTCTTCAATAACCACATACTTCTTTTGTAATTCTAAAAACATTGTTTTAGAAGTAGAAAAAACTTATCCTGGTCCAGCTTCTCCCGGTAAAAGTGAGCCTTCCACCTGCCTAAGGTTACAGCAAAATCAAACCCTCAAGTCTTTTGTGtgacacacacaaaacaattttttaaatttttattgaaacatacatacagaaaagtgtacACACTACAGCCCATTAACTATTCGCAGTCATTGCAACCATCGTAAATAGAGGATtgccagcaccccagaagcctGCCTtatgccctctttttttttttaatggttttttttttttttttaatttttgtgaggaagatcagccctgagctaacatccgccaatcctcctctttttgctgaggaagactggccctgggctaacacccatgcccatcttactctactttatatgggacgccaccacagcatggcttgacaactggtgcatcagtgtgcgcctgggatctgaacttgcgaaccccgggccgccacagcggaacccgtgcacttaaccgctttcgccaccgggccggccctatgccCTCTTCTGAACACTACCACCCAGCAAGGATGAGCACCATCCCAATTTCTATCACTACAGCTTAGTTTTGCGTGTTTTTAAACTTAAGTGAAATCATAAAGTATGTACTCTTTGACTTgcggcttctttcactcaatatagTTTGTGGGATTCATTTAAGTTGTGGAATGTAATAGaccattcattttcattgctgtatagaaTTTCATTGTGTGAAtccatcacaatttatttatccatccaacTATTGATGGGCATCTGGGAAGTATTCAATTTTGGGACATTGTGAATAAAACTGTTACAGTCTCTTGGTGAACATTTGTTAGATAGAAACCTAAGAATGGGGTTGCTGAGTGACAACTAATTTTTCAAATTCTCCTGGACCAGGATGTTTGCCCTGATgaagattgccctcagccatgaCATAACTTGTGTGGTTTACAATGTTATGTATATGCCCTTGCTGATGTGTTCATTTTAATCGTCTGTCAGTTGGCACACGTCCTGCAAGATAGCAACTTTCTTCCCTTGGGTTTCTCCATGGTGTGGGGGAAGGGATGTCATCCTCAAATGTTATTAACAAGTTATTCTGGACAAGAACTAGTGGATTCAGCTGCCTTGGTCAATCTAAATCAGGTGTCTTACAACTTGTTCTTGTGAAACACTCTTCTCGTCTCTGCTCAGAGAACAAAACAGGTGACTCCCCAGAGCACAGGCATCTGCTGCACCTCCCAGGGGGACAGATACCCAGGTCAAGAACTGTAGCTGCAGCAAAACAATGCTCCCACCAAGGGCATTCTGGGGGTGGGAGCTCACTTAGAAGCAGGAGAGATTGACTTGTCTCCCAATTTGCAGTCATTCAATAGATTTTTAATAAGTGCATGAAACCATGAACATATTTGCTTCCCAACAGACTGTGACTTCTCCGAAGGCAAGGACACCCCTATCTCTGGAATCACGGCACCTAGTACAGTGCTTGGATGTGACAGAGgcccaataaatgttaaaatgcaTACTCTGAAATGGATAGAAAGAATCTACCCTACCGATAGTTGGCCAAAAGTAGAGTCAGTTattgagaaacaaaatatttctctGTGGAACTGAAATAACAACTTATATGTCCATCATTACGGCTAAACAACCCCATGCTATGGAATGTTCTATAGCAGTAAACAACAATAACGTGAATCTTTACACACTGATATGGAAAGCGCTCCATGATTTATTAGtcgccaaaaaaacaaaaaaaagagccaGTTGCAAACAATCTAATtgtataacattttattattaaaaaagacaaaaactacaTGTTTCAAGagacatatatgtatgtaaatgcaGAGGAAAAGGCCTGGAAGGTTACACACCACACTGGTAACAGCAGATacctccagagcctccagaagagagagtgaggttGCAGACGGTATCAAAGGCATTTAGCTTCATGTAGATTGTCTCAATTTTTTTCAAGATTACATTTGTGTATTATTTGATTAAactgtattaaaattttaaaagaatttctctttatttctactaATTTTTCTATCTGAAGactgaactattctttttttaggtatacatcattatttatcaatttctgtgtagactacatcatatcatgttcatcacccaaagactaattaccatccatcaccatacaccagtgcccttttactccttccaccctcccctctgcccccttcccctctagtaaccaccaatctaatctctgtatctatgtgtttgttgttgtgaactattcttaaagggaaaaaaatagaccTCTCCCTGGTACTGCCAGTAGGTTTATCTTCTAAGCATAGACACCAGACTACTCTCTCTCCCTAAGCATCACGAAAAACGAAAAACGTAGGGGAAGGAACAGATAAGAGTTCCTTAACCAAGCCCTGGCAGTTAGTCAGGGCCTTCAAGATAGCCTGAGGTGAAGGGAGGCCAGGCGTCgatttccagagagagagagagaggaaagaggctgATTTCCATCTTTAAGGAAAAGtgctcaggggctggcctggtagcgcagcagttaagtgcgcctgctccgctTCCACGgcctgcaggttcagatcctgggcacccacgaacgcaccgcttgtcaagccatgctgtggcggcgtcccatataaagtagaggaagatgggcacggatgacagcccagggccagtcttcctcagcaaaaaagaccaggattggcatcagatgttagctcagggctgatcctacacacacacacacacacaagtgctcatctcaataaaactgggaaaaagaaagaaaagtgtgcTCTCCAAGGACTGTGCACATTTCTAGGGGGCTGTAAAGTACAGGGGAGGGGGTGAAGAGCGCCAGGTGCTTCAATTCTGACAGAAGCAGGAAAGAAGGGAACATGTACAAGTTTTAACGGAACAAAAAACATGAGGCGGTAAATATATGCTCGATCTATTAAAGTCTCACAAATTAAGCGTCTTTTGTGTGTAGCGTTTCGCAGGCTGGAATATTCTTTCTCATACAAATGGGGCTTAGAGTGAGGAGTCCAAGCCAAATCCTACCACTAATCCAAGTGTTATCTCTGACCCATCAGCAAACGTCTCTTTTGGTGGCTTTGGTTTCCTCGGGGAAACAAAGGGGATGGGGATGGACTAAGCCTGCAGCGCAGCCATTCTGATTTACCTGCCCACCTAGAGCAGTTCCATACCAACCAGCAAGCGAGCGCCTCTTCCGCGTGGCTGCGGAAGGGATGCCGGTCATGCCCACTCCTCGGCCGGCCGAGGCTCCCCAGGTGACTGGAAGAGAGCAGAATGCGGGACTCTCCGTGCGCCGACTAGCTCCCGAGCCCGCCAGACAGAGACATCCAGCGCCGACGCCGGAAAGGCTCCCCGAAGGCGCCCGACCCCGTGACGTGGCCCAATGCCGGGTCGGCGTGGGCGGTTTTCCCCCAACTGGCGCCCTGGCCCCTCCGCCGCCTCCCCGGCAGCAGCAGGAGACGGAGGAGGGGCGGGCCTAGGACGTGGCCCAATGGGCACGCGCGCCGgagcggcgggggcggggccgggcgcgcGGCGCAGGGCCGAGCGGCGCAGGCTCCAATGAGCGCACGCCGCGTCCGGGGCCGGCTGATGTGCGAGACGCCGCCAAGAGGTTGGTGGCTAATGTAACAGCAAACCGAGGGGAGTTGTGAAGGGCGCGGGCTGGGGGGCGCGCTGTTGGCCTCGTGGGGACGTCTGCCGCCGCGTTTGTCCCCgagctggggccacaggagcggAGGCAAGAGGTAGGGGGGTGGGGATGGCGACGAGGGCCGGCCACCCCTCCTAGAGGAGGCAACGTGCTGGCTCTGGGGGCGGGTCGGTAGCGGGAGCGAGGGCCCCGCGGACGCCGGTGGTCTTGGCCCCGCAGCTCAGCCCCCGGGGAGCCCCCACGCCTGAGGGGTGGGCCGGTACACGTTTCCGGGAGTGGGAGCCGTCGCCTTTCTCAGGTGAAGCTTAGGTGAACTTGGGGTCCTCGGTACCCACCCGGCGAGAGACCCTACCGTTCCAGGCGCAGCGTCTGTGTAGGCAGCGGGCTTGGGGGGTGGAATGGGGAAGGGAGGCGGGCGGGACAACCCGAAGGGGTGCCGAGGAGGATTCAGGCCCTCCTTCCATCTCAGCCTCTCCCAACGTCATCATCTCTCAGTTCCTGGCCAGGCCTAGCTTGGCTTTCCCCACCAGTGGGGGAGCTCCAGGTGTGAGCCCTGGGCAGGGATCCCTGGCCACACCCCAGGTGTCTGACAGCAGGGACAGTGCTAGGGTGCCCCAGTTACTGCCTATGCAGCTGATGGGAGGCTCTGGTCCTCTGTCTCCTGTCCTGTTTCCTTCCCTGTTTAGGGATGTGGGGGATGGAGCCCAGGACTCACTCAGGCTTTTTCACCTAGGCCTATGTGTGGGCACTTCTGGGGATGATTACAGTGGTTGGTCTTCatcaggagagaggggaggggatgtAGACTGCCTCTACTCTGGGTGAGAAGGGAGTAGGTATGAATCTTAAAGCTTCTCTGTTCTGGATGAGGTTCTGTCTCCTTCACTCAGGGCATCCAGTTACAAGTGTTGTTTTTCTCCTCCCCCAGGGACACAATGGCAGCcatggtcaggaggcagaggcagaggccaaGGAGGCTAGCCTGTTGGGCGTTGATGGCTGTGCTCTTGGCAGACTTCTTGGCACTGAGTGGTATGTACCCCAGCAGAGggatcaaaagaagaataaatgaatgaatgatgaatgacaCGTGGTGGGAAGGGGGAATGAGGCTCTTGGTTGGAAGCCTCTGGACTCTTGAGTTGCTGGACCCAggcctttttctttgttttttgctatCTTACCTTCTCCATGGAAAGTGGTGTGCTTTGAttagaggggcctcaggaaggTGGGGGAAGTGGGGCTTATTGACAAATCTGTTTCCCCTTCAGACACGTTGGCAGTGATGTCTGTGGACCTGGGCAGCGAGTCTATGAAGGTGGCCATCGTCAAACCTGGAGTGCCCATGGAAATTGTCTTGAATAAGTGAGGGCGGCCCTGGTGTCAGGGATGGGGAAAGAGGGAGTCTAGGCTCCAAACTGGTGTGTGTTCTTCATAGTACCCACACTAGACTTTGGTGTCTGGGTGACTGATTGCATGGGGGATGTTAAGGCTCCTGGATCCACACCCTGCTGTAGGCAATTGGGCCCAAGgtctctcttttgtgtgtgtgaggaagattagccctgagctaacatccgttgccaatcctcctctttttgctgaggaagaccggccctgggctaacatccgtgcccatcttcctctactttatacgggacgccgccacagcatggcttgataagcgatgcatcGGTCCacgcaccggggatccaaacccacaaagccCGGGCCGCGGAGtggtggagcacgtgaacttaaccactacgccacggacATTGGCCCCACCCAATGTCTCTTTTCCTCAGGGAATCCCGGAGGAAAACCCCGGTGATTGTGAccctgaaagaaaatgaaagattttttgGAGACAGTGCCGCAAGCATGGTGAGCTAGCAACCCACCTCTTCTCAAAAGCGGtgggcagaggagaggagaggagataaCAGACCCCAGAGTCTATTCCCTTATCAGTCTCTGATGGAAGAGGTAGGTGATGGAGCTTGGGAAGCCTAATACTCTGATCCTTCTTTACCTCCTCTCAGGCTATCAAGAATCCGAAGGCTACACTGCGTTACTTTCAGCACCTCCTGGGGAAGCAGGAGGGTAACCCCCATGTGGCCCTTTACAGAGCCCGTTTCCCGGAGCATGAGCTAGGCTTCGACCCACAGAGGCAGACTGTGCACTTCAAAATCAGCCCGTGAGTGCTCTGCTGGAGAAGGTGGCCTCAGCAGGCCTAATGGGCTCCTGATTGGCATGCGCTCATGATTGTCTTTGCCTTAATGCCTGGCTTTCCAGACATGGCCTCTAACTACCTGTCTCCCCACAGGCAGCTGCAGTTCTCACCTGAGGAGGTACTGGGCATGGTTCTCAATTACTCTCGTTCCCTGGCTGAAGATTTTGCAGGTGAGCGGCCAGGGTGGGGGCCTGTGGGGGCCAGGTTCCCTAAGATCTCAAATGGGGGCAGTTTTGCctcccagggaacatttggcaatgtgtgaatacatttttggttgtcacaactggggagcagctactagcatctagtgggtagaggccgggggtgctgccaaacatcctgcaatgcacaggacaacccACATTTAATTCTGTTTTAGAATTATCTGGCCCACGATGTCAGTAGTACTAAGACTGGGAAACCCTTGTCTAAGGTACGGAGCTGGTGGGAACCCTATTCTGTTGTCTCCTGTAGAGCAGCCCATCAAGGATGCAGTGATCACCGTGCCAGCCTTTTTCAATCAGGCAGAGCGCCGGGCCGTGTTGCAGGCCGCTCGCATGGCCGGCCTCAAAGTGTTGCAGCTCATCAATGACAAcactgccactgccctcagctACGGTGTCTTCCGCCGGAAAGATATCAACAGCACTGCCCAGGTGAGCCAGGGAGGAACTTCTGACCAGACTTGCAGGGTGGCATGTTCTGAGGATGGAGGCCACTTGGCTCATTTTGCATGTTGTTTGCATGGCTGGCCCTGGGCAAAATGCAGCAACAGTTTTCCTCAGCCCGTGTTGGAGCTGTTCAGCTTTAGGTTGAGAGTTGGTGCAGCCCCTTGGAGGCAGGCAGGCACCCTGGAGTTGAATAAGGTTCCCGCGACACTTGCCTTGATGTCTCTACAGAATATCATGTTCTATGACATGGGCTCAGGCAGCACTGTTTGCACCATCGTGACCTACCAGACGGTGAAGACGAAGGAGGCAGGGATGCAGCCACAGCTGCAGATCCGGGGAGTGGGGTAAGTGGGTGCTGGGAGGAGGGCTGCTGCACAGACACTTCCAGGTCAGAGATTTCTTGGAGAGACAACAGCCTCACTTCCCTGCTTCCTGCAGGGGTGCTCTCCTGGTTAAAGCATCAGTTGTTCTGGGGTACCTTTCCCAAAGAAAGAGGGGaagatggagaggagggaggagagcttAGGAAGGTGGAAAGTCAGGGAACTTCCTGAACTTCTCCTAAGGAAATTCACGAGGCTGTGGGCCATATGTGGgatgtcagtctttttttttttgctctcttGTCATTTCCAGTTTACTTAAATAACTTGTCACTGACATTGTCTTATTTCCTGAACCTGTCCTTTTCCATTCATCTCTACCACTTCCACCCTAGTTCAAGCCACCATCACCTGTTACCTGCAGAATTCCAGAGAAGATCTGCTTCTAGTGTGGcttccctccagttctttctccACCTTGCTGCCAGGGGATTCTTTGCCAACCTGATTGTAACCCATGTCTTAAAAACCCTTCATCAGTTCTGAACCTTTACCTTGGCCTATGAGGCTGTGTCAGTTGAGCCCTGACTCCTCCGCTTGTCTCAAATCCCAAGCCTCTTGCTCTCTGAGCTCCAGCCATACTTGCCCTCCTTTGGAACTTACTCCCCGTGCTCTTTcccacctcagggtctttgcacatactgttccctATGTCTAGAATGTACTTTCCTCTCCCCTTCACCTAGTTAATTCCAGATCATCCTTCAGGTTTCAGCTCAAGCATCGCTTCTTCAGAGAACTTTCCCTGACATCTCTAAATAGCTGAAATTTCCCACGTTTGTGTTCTAATAGCATCGTCTGCCTCTCCTTTGTAACACATGTGGTGGTTAAAATTtcacatttatattattatttgattGCTAGATTGTAAACTCCTTGACAGCGGGGACCCTATCTTTTTTTTGCCTCTTTCAGTTGCATCACAGAAAGAAATACATGGTTGATGCCCAGTAAATACAGTTGAATGTGGGTAGATGAACTGTCACTGTGAGGTGTCAGCCTTGTGGGATTAGAGTCAGGTTCCTGTGTAGATGAAGGGACCCCGTGTGTTCCTCACACTTTTCCCTGTTCCCTTCCCTGCACAGGTTTGACCGCACCCTGGGAGGTCTGGAGATGGAGCTCCGGCTGCGTGAGCACCTGACCAGGCTTTTCAATGAGCAACGCAAGGGCCAGAAGGCAAAGGACGTGCGGGAGAACCCCCGGGCCATGGCCAAGCTTCTGCGTGAGGCTAATCGACTCAAAACCGTGCTGAGTGCCAACGCTGACCACATGGCACAGGTGCCCACACATGGCTGGTTGAGGGCAAATATTCCCCACCCAGCGGATGGAGTACCTCACCATCCTAAGCTAGGCTACTTGTGCCTGGTGTGGCCCCTCCTTTCTTCCCATGCCTCCTGTCATCCCCTCAAAGTCGTACCCACCCTGAGAGCAGGACCTGAATGAGAACTCTCTGAcactccccttcctcccccagaTCGAGGGCCTGGTGGACGATGTGGACTTCAAGGCAAAAGTGACTCGAGTGGAGTTTGAAGAGTTGTGTGCAGACTTATTTGAGCGGGTGCCTGGGCCTGTGCAGCAGGCCCTCCAGAGTGCTGAAATGAATTTGGTGAGGGGGTGGTCGGAGGTGGGCATAGGGTAGGAGACAAGTGGGATAGAAAGTGTTTAGATGGCGGGGAGGTGGGAGCAGGAACCTTAAGGGAAGAGGCAGTGCTGAGGAGGAGGGTTAACTGCCTAGTGTCCCATCTCACATTCTTTCTCCCTCTGCAGGATGAGATTGAGCAGGTGATCCTGGTGGGTGGGGCCACTCGGGTCCCCAAAGTTCAGGAGGTGCTGCTGAAGGCTGTGGGCAAGTGAGTGTAGGGACTGGGGCATCGGGGCCGAGGCTCCAGGGCTAGGCAGCTggagggctgaggggagggaggccAGGCTGGGTGCTCCAGGGTAGATGGTGCTAAAGCTTAGGCCTTTCACAGGGAGGAGCTAGGGAAGAACATCAATGCAGATGAAGCAGCCGCTATGGGGGCTGTGTACCAAGCAGCTGCGCTCAGCAAAGCCTTCAAGGTGAAGCCGTTTGTAGTCCGAGATGCGGTGATCTACCCTATCCTGGTGAGTAAGCCTGTCTGATCAGGTGACAGGCTCACGTTACCTCTCCAGGTGTGATCTCCCCTCCTGTCTGCTTTAGCCTGCCCTTTTGTTTTTCTGCCACTTGACATTCTCCACCCACCCTTACCCCAGAACCTGCTCTGGTTCTGCAGTGTGCCTTCTCTCTGCCTGCTGTGTAGGTGGAGTTCAcaagggaggtggaggaggagtcGGGGGTTCGCAGTCTGAAGCACAATAAGCGTGTTCTCTTCTCCCGGATGGGGCCTTACCCTCAACGCAAAGTCATCACCTTTAACCGCTACAGCCATGATTTCAACTTCCACATCAACTATGGTGACCTGGGCTTCCTGGGGCCAGAGGATCTTCGGTGAGGGGGTGGGGCAGGATGGAAGTTCTAGGAAGGGAGGATTTGGGGCCTGCAGGGCTGACACAGGGAAGCAGgctgtagggttagggttggggtgagCATCTTCTCTGGAGGGTGCCCATCCTCCTGAGTGTGTCCTCAGGGAGGGCCCCAATATCCCATGCCAGGAGGCTGTGTCATCTAGGGCTGGAGGCAGGCTGGGTGGGTTCCCCTGAACTGCTCTCTCCTCCCCAACCAGGGTGTTTGGCTCTCAGAATCTGACCACAGTGAAGCTAAAAGGTGTGGGTGAGAGCTTCAAGAAGTATCCCGACCACGAGTCCAAGGGCATCAAGGCTCACTTCAACCTGGATGAGAGTGGTGTGCTCAGCCTAGACAGGGTGAGAGCAGACGGAGACCTTGTGGACAGGGCAAGGGCCCAGCCCCACCAGACTTTTGCAGAGTGGTTCCACATGGTATTAGAACAGGATAAGTGAAAAGGGTTTTGGAGTTGGTAAATCTTGGCTCTAGATGAAGCTGACCAGAGATCTGGTATCGGCCGCCTCAGAGCCTGTAAATGCTTGCAGACATTGTAAATTTCAGGATCTGTAGAATGGTTGAGGAACCCATTTTTGAAGAACAGTTCTGGGGAGTAATATTTATTACAACATACTATGGGAAATTATGGTCCGTTCTGTTGTTGAGTGGAGAAGTGTGGgcctctgggggaaaaaaggagctaTGATCCTGTCCTAAAGGGCTCATAATCAAAGGGGCTGGAGGTGACTTGATCCAACAGCCGTTAGAAGAAGACAAGTGAGGGAATAGCCCAGCACAGCTGG
Coding sequences within:
- the HYOU1 gene encoding hypoxia up-regulated protein 1 isoform X1, with amino-acid sequence MAAMVRRQRQRPRRLACWALMAVLLADFLALSDTLAVMSVDLGSESMKVAIVKPGVPMEIVLNKESRRKTPVIVTLKENERFFGDSAASMAIKNPKATLRYFQHLLGKQEGNPHVALYRARFPEHELGFDPQRQTVHFKISPQLQFSPEEVLGMVLNYSRSLAEDFAEQPIKDAVITVPAFFNQAERRAVLQAARMAGLKVLQLINDNTATALSYGVFRRKDINSTAQNIMFYDMGSGSTVCTIVTYQTVKTKEAGMQPQLQIRGVGFDRTLGGLEMELRLREHLTRLFNEQRKGQKAKDVRENPRAMAKLLREANRLKTVLSANADHMAQIEGLVDDVDFKAKVTRVEFEELCADLFERVPGPVQQALQSAEMNLDEIEQVILVGGATRVPKVQEVLLKAVGKEELGKNINADEAAAMGAVYQAAALSKAFKVKPFVVRDAVIYPILVEFTREVEEESGVRSLKHNKRVLFSRMGPYPQRKVITFNRYSHDFNFHINYGDLGFLGPEDLRVFGSQNLTTVKLKGVGESFKKYPDHESKGIKAHFNLDESGVLSLDRVESVFETLVEDSPEEESTLTKLGNTISSLFGGGTKDTPDTKENGTDTVQEEEESPAEGSKDEPGEQAELKEEAEAPMEDTSQPPPPEPKGDAAPEGEKAAEKENGEKSEAQKPSEKGKAGSEGVPPAPEEEKKQKPARKQRMVEEIGVELVVLDLPDLPEDELAHSAQKLQDLTLRDLEKQEREKAANSLEAFIFETQDKLYQPEYQEVSTEEQREDISGKLNAASTWLEDEGFGATTVMLKEKLTELRKLCQGLFFRVEERKKWPERLSALDNLLNHSSMFLKGARLIPEMDQIFTEVEMTTLEKVINETWAWKNATVTEQAKLPATEKPVLLSKDIEAKMMALDREVQYLLNKAKFAKPRPRPKDKNGTRAEPPLNASASDQEEKVIPPPGQAEDAKPISEPEKETRSEPADAEPLELGGPGAESEQKEQPTGQKQTLKNDEL
- the HYOU1 gene encoding hypoxia up-regulated protein 1 isoform X2, with the protein product MAAMVRRQRQRPRRLACWALMAVLLADFLALSDTLAVMSVDLGSESMKVAIVKPGVPMEIVLNKESRRKTPVIVTLKENERFFGDSAASMAIKNPKATLRYFQHLLGKQEGNPHVALYRARFPEHELGFDPQRQTVHFKISPQLQFSPEEVLGMVLNYSRSLAEDFAEQPIKDAVITVPAFFNQAERRAVLQAARMAGLKVLQLINDNTATALSYGVFRRKDINSTAQNIMFYDMGSGSTVCTIVTYQTVKTKEAGMQPQLQIRGVGFDRTLGGLEMELRLREHLTRLFNEQRKGQKAKDVRENPRAMAKLLREANRLKTVLSANADHMAQIEGLVDDVDFKAKVTRVEFEELCADLFERVPGPVQQALQSAEMNLDEIEQVILVGGATRVPKVQEVLLKAVGKEELGKNINADEAAAMGAVYQAAALSKAFKVKPFVVRDAVIYPILVEFTREVEEESGVRSLKHNKRVLFSRMGPYPQRKVITFNRYSHDFNFHINYGDLGFLGPEDLRVFGSQNLTTVKLKGVGESFKKYPDHESKGIKAHFNLDESGVLSLDRVESVFETLVEDSPEEESTLTKLGNTISSLFGGGTKDTPDTKENGTDTVQEEEESPAEGSKDEPGEQAELKEEAEAPMEDTSQPPPPEPKGDAAPEGEKAAEKENGEKSEAQPSEKGKAGSEGVPPAPEEEKKQKPARKQRMVEEIGVELVVLDLPDLPEDELAHSAQKLQDLTLRDLEKQEREKAANSLEAFIFETQDKLYQPEYQEVSTEEQREDISGKLNAASTWLEDEGFGATTVMLKEKLTELRKLCQGLFFRVEERKKWPERLSALDNLLNHSSMFLKGARLIPEMDQIFTEVEMTTLEKVINETWAWKNATVTEQAKLPATEKPVLLSKDIEAKMMALDREVQYLLNKAKFAKPRPRPKDKNGTRAEPPLNASASDQEEKVIPPPGQAEDAKPISEPEKETRSEPADAEPLELGGPGAESEQKEQPTGQKQTLKNDEL